A single Danio rerio strain Tuebingen ecotype United States chromosome 17, GRCz12tu, whole genome shotgun sequence DNA region contains:
- the olfm4.1 gene encoding olfactomedin-4 isoform X2: MSRKVDVFPCVLQAVSLWAEGSASSGECICEAFLPNSTFPIGQLVLLESTAVEIKYKLEMEISKVEVYEVKLQVYIAKIKNLTVLIELMEDDPDSYNELHLEEVKIQIKQVEALIVELQASIKASSSVLISIRTQVITMISVLTQLEITYDKNLVLVTRREYLILQQKLEECERRHDEIFNPNIGICNHRGIRRISKPIVSQLNADLNGAFKYGGWGKDSKPLSGSESMYWYSGSSDTLVSKISQYSAYYTLITRQSFKAHLLYVDRQYDWRGAGNNYVVRENNLYYQYRSPFAMAKFNMTSAKVETKVVPKASTQFSYHYSANQNLDFAADESGLWVTYATADSKGKLVLGKINEQSFAVETVFQTSVYKPSVGNTFMVCGVLYATRSVDTKTEEIFYTFDTHTQKESYVSIPFEKFHDFYSYLDYNPTDQKLYMFNNGYYVSYHVWFNQEASADKSLVD, from the exons ATGAGTAGAAAGGTTGATGTTTTCCCTTGTGTCCTGCAGGCAGTGAGCCTCTGGGCTGAAGGCAGTGCCTCCAGTGGAGAGTGCATCTGTGAAGCTTTCCTGCCCAACAGCACATTCCCAATCGGACAGCTCGTCCTGCTGGAGAGCACAGCCGTGGAGATCAAATACAAGCTGGAAATGGAGATTAGCAAG GTTGAGGTGTACGAGGTCAAGCTGCAGGTCTACATTGCAAAGATAAAGAACCTGACGGTGCTCATCGAGCTGATGGAGGACGATCCCGACTCCTACAATGAGCTCCATCTGGAGGAGGTGAAGATCCAGATCAAGCAGGTGGAGGCTCTGATTGTGGAGCTGCAGGCGTCTATAAAGGCCTCCTCCAGTGTGCTTATAAGCATACGTACACAG GTCATCACTATGATTTCTGTGCTGACTCAACTGGAGATCACCTACGACAAGAACTTGGTTCTCGTGACCCGCCGAGAATATTTAATTCTTCAGCAGAAACTGGAGGAGTGTGAGAGACGCCATGATGAAATCTTTAACCCCAACATTG GAATCTGCAATCATAGAGGAATCAGACGAATCAGCAAGCCTATCGTGAGCCAGCTGAACGCAGACCTGAACGGAGCCTTCAAGTATGGCGGATGGGGAAAAGACTCCAAGCCCTTGTCCGGCTCAGAGAGCATGTACTGGTACTCGGGCAGCTCAGACACGCTGGTCAGCAAAATCTCCCAGTACTCGGCCTACTACACACTGATCACCAGGCAGAGCTTTAAAGCTCATCTGCTGTATGTGGATCGCCAATACGACTGGCGCGGCGCTGGAAACAACTATGTAGTGAGGGAAAACAACCTGTATTATCAGTACAGAAGCCCTTTCGCGATGGCAAAGTTCAACATGACCAGTGCAAAAGTGGAGACCAAGGTGGTTCCCAAAGCCAGCACACAATTCTCCTACCATTACTCCGCCAACCAGAACCTGGACTTCGCCGCTGATGAGTCCGGCCTGTGGGTGACGTACGCCACGGCAGACTCGAAGGGTAAACTAGTCCTAGGGAAGATCAATGAACAGTCATTCGCAGTCGAGACGGTCTTTCAGACCAGTGTTTATAAACCCTCTGTCGGCAACACTTTCATGGTGTGTGGGGTTTTATATGCCACAAGGTCTGTAGACACTAAAACCGAGGAGATCTTCTACACCTTTGACACTCACACCCAAAAGGAAAGCTACGTTAGCATCCCCTTTGAGAAGTTCCATGACTTCTACTCTTACTTAGACTACAACCCCACCGATCAGAAACTGTACATGTTCAACAACGGTTACTACGTCAGCTATCATGTGTGGTTCAACCAGGAGGCCTCCGCAGATAAAAGCCTCGTCGACTGA
- the olfm4.2 gene encoding olfactomedin-4, translated as MMMMMKILLLSVFMLAAPAQAWLSLEDWGSGSVDGSIGDLGQCVCNVFLPDTSFPADRMEQMQSSSKQLAVEVQIHISKLSSLKVELVVLLESLSNLTARLEVLESGPDKYIKLEFELLRVELREFEALVTQIKTSLNSSSSAFDSLYAEIHSMRIIVDQLESYDRSNLEVIRHEFTKLQRKLKKCQEDQQDITNAPIGSCKHAGILKIGKPVVSQLNADLNGAFKYGGWGKDSKPLSGSESMYWYSGSSDTLVSKISQYSAYYTLITRQSFKAHLLYVDRQYDWRGAGNNYVVRENNLYYQYRSPFAMAKFNMTSAKVETKVVPKASTQFSYHYSINQNLDFAADESGLWVTYATADSNGTLVLGKINEQSFTVEEVWQTSIFKQSVTNAFMICGVLYATRSVDTHTEEIFYTYDTTKNQESHVSIRFEKFQDFYVYLDYNPADQKLYMFNNGYYVTYNLKFKVV; from the exons atgatgatgatgatgaagatcctCCTGCTGTCCGTCTTCATGCTCGCGGCTCCGGCTCAGGCCTGGCTG tCTTTGGAGGACTGGGGCTCGGGCAGTGTGGACGGCTCCATCGGGGACTTGGGCCAGTGTGTCTGTAATGTGTTCCTGCCTGACACTTCATTCCCAGCGGACCGGATGGAGCAGATGCAGAGCTCCTCCAAACAGCTGGCGGTGGAGGTCCAGATCCACATCAGCAAG ctcaGCAGCCTGAAGGTTGAGCTGGTGGTTCTCCTGGAGAGTCTCTCCAACCTGACGGCCAGGCTGGAGGTTCTGGAGAGCGGACCGGACAAATACATCAAGCTGGAGTTCGAGCTGCTGCGTGTGGAGCTGAGGGAGTTCGAGGCTCTGGTCACGCAGATCAAAACATCACTGAACTCCTCCTCCAGCGCCTTCGACAGTCTCTACGCTGAG ATTCACAGCATGAGGATAATTGTTGACCAGCTGGAGAGTTACGACCGCAGTAATCTGGAGGTGATTCGCCATGAGTTCACCAAACTACAGCGCAAACTGAAGAAATGCCAGGAGGACCAGCAGGACATCACCAACGCTCCCATCG GGTCCTGTAAGCATGCTGGTATTCTCAAGATTGGAAAGCCTGTGGTGAGCCAGCTGAACGCAGACCTGAACGGAGCCTTCAAGTATGGTGGATGGGGAAAGGACTCCAAGCCCTTGTCCGGCTCAGAGAGCATGTACTGGTACTCGGGCAGCTCAGACACGCTGGTCAGCAAAATCTCGCAGTACTCGGCCTACTACACACTGATCACCAGGCAGAGCTTTAAAGCTCATCTGCTGTATGTGGATCGCCAGTACGACTGGCGCGGAGCTGGAAACAACTATGTAGTGAGGGAAAACAACCTGTATTATCAGTACAGAAGCCCTTTCGCGATGGCAAAGTTCAACATGACCAGTGCAAAAGTGGAGACCAAGGTGGTTCCCAAAGCCAGCACACAATTCTCCTACCATTACTCCATCAACCAGAACCTGGACTTCGCCGCTGATGAGTCCGGCCTGTGGGTGACGTACGCCACGGCGGACTCCAACGGTACACTAGTCCTAGGGAAGATCAACGAACAGTCGTTTACAGTGGAGGAGGTTTGGCAGACCAGCATATTCAAGCAGTCGGTCACCAATGCCTTCATGATATGCGGCGTTCTGTACGCGACCCGCTCTGTAGACACCCACACCGAGGAGATCTTCTACACTTATGACACGACTAAAAACCAGGAAAGCCACGTTAGCATTCGCTTCGAGAAGTTCCAGGACTTCTATGTGTACCTGGACTACAATCCCGCCGATCAGAAGCTCTACATGTTCAATAATGGCTACTATGTGACGTACAATCTGAAGTTCAAGGTTGTTTAG
- the olfm4.1 gene encoding olfactomedin-4 isoform X1 — protein sequence MIVTLLPIILFRAAVVQGAVSLWAEGSASSGECICEAFLPNSTFPIGQLVLLESTAVEIKYKLEMEISKVEVYEVKLQVYIAKIKNLTVLIELMEDDPDSYNELHLEEVKIQIKQVEALIVELQASIKASSSVLISIRTQVITMISVLTQLEITYDKNLVLVTRREYLILQQKLEECERRHDEIFNPNIGICNHRGIRRISKPIVSQLNADLNGAFKYGGWGKDSKPLSGSESMYWYSGSSDTLVSKISQYSAYYTLITRQSFKAHLLYVDRQYDWRGAGNNYVVRENNLYYQYRSPFAMAKFNMTSAKVETKVVPKASTQFSYHYSANQNLDFAADESGLWVTYATADSKGKLVLGKINEQSFAVETVFQTSVYKPSVGNTFMVCGVLYATRSVDTKTEEIFYTFDTHTQKESYVSIPFEKFHDFYSYLDYNPTDQKLYMFNNGYYVSYHVWFNQEASADKSLVD from the exons ATGATTGTGACGCTTCTTCCTATCATCCTCTTCAGAGCTGCTGTTGTCCAGGGG GCAGTGAGCCTCTGGGCTGAAGGCAGTGCCTCCAGTGGAGAGTGCATCTGTGAAGCTTTCCTGCCCAACAGCACATTCCCAATCGGACAGCTCGTCCTGCTGGAGAGCACAGCCGTGGAGATCAAATACAAGCTGGAAATGGAGATTAGCAAG GTTGAGGTGTACGAGGTCAAGCTGCAGGTCTACATTGCAAAGATAAAGAACCTGACGGTGCTCATCGAGCTGATGGAGGACGATCCCGACTCCTACAATGAGCTCCATCTGGAGGAGGTGAAGATCCAGATCAAGCAGGTGGAGGCTCTGATTGTGGAGCTGCAGGCGTCTATAAAGGCCTCCTCCAGTGTGCTTATAAGCATACGTACACAG GTCATCACTATGATTTCTGTGCTGACTCAACTGGAGATCACCTACGACAAGAACTTGGTTCTCGTGACCCGCCGAGAATATTTAATTCTTCAGCAGAAACTGGAGGAGTGTGAGAGACGCCATGATGAAATCTTTAACCCCAACATTG GAATCTGCAATCATAGAGGAATCAGACGAATCAGCAAGCCTATCGTGAGCCAGCTGAACGCAGACCTGAACGGAGCCTTCAAGTATGGCGGATGGGGAAAAGACTCCAAGCCCTTGTCCGGCTCAGAGAGCATGTACTGGTACTCGGGCAGCTCAGACACGCTGGTCAGCAAAATCTCCCAGTACTCGGCCTACTACACACTGATCACCAGGCAGAGCTTTAAAGCTCATCTGCTGTATGTGGATCGCCAATACGACTGGCGCGGCGCTGGAAACAACTATGTAGTGAGGGAAAACAACCTGTATTATCAGTACAGAAGCCCTTTCGCGATGGCAAAGTTCAACATGACCAGTGCAAAAGTGGAGACCAAGGTGGTTCCCAAAGCCAGCACACAATTCTCCTACCATTACTCCGCCAACCAGAACCTGGACTTCGCCGCTGATGAGTCCGGCCTGTGGGTGACGTACGCCACGGCAGACTCGAAGGGTAAACTAGTCCTAGGGAAGATCAATGAACAGTCATTCGCAGTCGAGACGGTCTTTCAGACCAGTGTTTATAAACCCTCTGTCGGCAACACTTTCATGGTGTGTGGGGTTTTATATGCCACAAGGTCTGTAGACACTAAAACCGAGGAGATCTTCTACACCTTTGACACTCACACCCAAAAGGAAAGCTACGTTAGCATCCCCTTTGAGAAGTTCCATGACTTCTACTCTTACTTAGACTACAACCCCACCGATCAGAAACTGTACATGTTCAACAACGGTTACTACGTCAGCTATCATGTGTGGTTCAACCAGGAGGCCTCCGCAGATAAAAGCCTCGTCGACTGA